A genomic segment from Tuwongella immobilis encodes:
- a CDS encoding DUF4139 domain-containing protein has protein sequence MNFLRRVMWLTPVLGAATAAILLGTGTGISAPGGEKQTELKTAVGLPISRVALFSSGVGYFARSGDVDGNVRVDLTFPERDINDLLKSMTLEDFGDGQVSAVSYDSREPIDRTLASFAINLNNNPTLGQILTQARGEQVEVVLQQNVVGQPGTISGKIVGLETQKSTKGEDVVSQSEVLNLWCADGMRAVKLSDVQRLRFVNPTIEAEVRRALEVLSLNHDQQKKAVSLHFTGQGRRKVQVGYVVENPVWKTSYRLVLDKDGKEVPKVQGWAIVENPTDEDWNGVEMSLISGRPISFKMDLYNPLYVNRPTVEPELFASLRPPTYSGDIAQLEKAQQELAKGSDKAVDMLAMDAAPAGEGGAMGGMSARGGAANGTMLRKSMQDRRALLRESEERQLSLNAVQSAATAAKLGDNFSYNINKAVDLARQKSALLPIIAGEIEAKRVSIYNASVQAKHPLLGLRLKNTTGVHLMQGPITVFEGATYAGDTRVLDIQPKEERLVSYAIDLGTEVNPVNAFRNGNIVKVRAQKGIIFTTRRFREEKTYQVVNRSQTDRTLLIEHPNRKNQGFNLVNTVKPVEETAELWRFEMPIAAGKSGSLTIAEERDQQETVAISNTNDDQIRFFINQEQVSDGLKAKLQEALTLKAKMDNAKRELQKVLADIQRITQDQNRLRQNLREVPQASEAYKRYLKKFDDQEKEMDGLTTQQKELQNSEFQARVAYETFLANLTIE, from the coding sequence ATGAATTTCTTGCGACGTGTGATGTGGTTAACCCCGGTCCTCGGGGCGGCGACGGCGGCGATTCTGCTGGGCACCGGAACGGGCATCTCGGCCCCCGGCGGCGAGAAGCAGACCGAACTGAAGACCGCGGTGGGACTTCCGATTAGCCGCGTGGCGCTCTTCAGTAGCGGTGTGGGATACTTTGCCCGCTCGGGAGATGTGGACGGGAATGTGCGGGTCGATTTGACGTTCCCGGAACGGGACATCAACGACCTGCTGAAGTCGATGACGCTGGAAGATTTCGGCGATGGCCAAGTGTCTGCGGTAAGCTATGACAGCCGCGAGCCGATCGACCGGACGCTGGCATCGTTTGCGATCAATCTGAATAACAACCCGACGTTGGGTCAGATTCTGACGCAAGCGCGTGGCGAACAAGTGGAAGTGGTGCTGCAACAAAATGTGGTCGGCCAACCGGGCACGATCAGCGGCAAGATTGTGGGTTTGGAGACGCAGAAGAGCACGAAGGGCGAGGATGTGGTCTCGCAGTCGGAAGTGCTGAATCTGTGGTGCGCGGATGGGATGCGCGCGGTGAAGCTGAGCGATGTTCAGCGTCTTCGCTTCGTGAATCCGACGATCGAAGCGGAAGTCCGTCGGGCGTTGGAAGTGCTGTCGCTGAATCACGATCAGCAAAAGAAAGCGGTGAGCCTGCACTTTACGGGTCAGGGTCGTCGCAAAGTGCAAGTGGGTTATGTGGTTGAGAATCCGGTGTGGAAGACGAGCTATCGGTTGGTGTTGGACAAAGACGGCAAGGAAGTGCCGAAGGTTCAAGGCTGGGCGATTGTGGAGAATCCGACGGATGAAGACTGGAACGGCGTGGAAATGTCGCTGATTTCAGGGCGTCCGATCTCGTTCAAGATGGACTTGTACAATCCGCTGTACGTGAATCGTCCGACGGTGGAACCGGAATTGTTCGCGTCGCTGCGTCCGCCCACGTATTCCGGTGATATTGCGCAACTGGAAAAGGCCCAACAAGAACTGGCCAAGGGCAGCGACAAAGCGGTTGATATGCTGGCGATGGATGCCGCTCCCGCTGGGGAAGGCGGGGCGATGGGGGGAATGTCCGCTCGCGGCGGGGCGGCGAACGGGACGATGCTCCGCAAGTCGATGCAGGATCGTCGTGCGCTGCTGCGTGAATCCGAAGAACGCCAGTTGAGTTTGAACGCGGTTCAATCGGCGGCGACGGCAGCGAAGCTGGGCGACAATTTCAGCTACAACATCAACAAAGCAGTGGATTTAGCGCGGCAGAAATCGGCGTTGTTGCCGATCATTGCGGGCGAAATCGAAGCGAAGCGAGTGAGCATTTACAATGCGAGCGTTCAAGCGAAGCATCCGCTGTTGGGGTTGCGGTTGAAGAACACGACGGGCGTGCATTTGATGCAAGGTCCGATTACAGTGTTCGAAGGCGCGACGTATGCGGGTGATACGCGGGTGCTGGACATCCAGCCGAAGGAAGAACGGCTCGTTAGCTACGCCATCGACCTGGGGACCGAAGTCAACCCGGTGAACGCCTTCCGCAATGGCAACATTGTCAAAGTGCGGGCGCAAAAGGGCATTATCTTTACCACCCGCCGCTTCCGCGAAGAGAAGACCTATCAGGTGGTCAATCGCTCGCAAACGGATCGCACGCTGTTGATCGAACATCCCAACCGCAAGAACCAAGGTTTCAACCTGGTGAATACGGTGAAGCCGGTGGAAGAAACGGCGGAATTGTGGCGGTTCGAAATGCCGATCGCGGCGGGCAAGAGCGGCTCGCTGACCATCGCCGAGGAACGCGATCAGCAAGAAACCGTGGCCATCAGCAACACCAACGATGACCAAATTCGCTTCTTCATCAATCAAGAGCAAGTCAGCGACGGGCTGAAGGCGAAGCTGCAAGAAGCACTCACGCTCAAGGCGAAGATGGACAACGCCAAGCGCGAACTGCAAAAGGTGCTGGCGGATATTCAGCGAATCACGCAGGATCAAAATCGGCTGCGTCAGAATCTTCGAGAAGTGCCGCAAGCCTCGGAAGCGTACAAGCGCTATCTGAAGAAGTTCGACGACCAAGAAAAGGAAATGGACGGCCTGACGACGCAACAAAAGGAACTGCAAAATAGCGAGTTCCAAGCGCGAGTGGCCTACGAAACCTTCTTGGCGAACTTGACCATCGAATAA
- a CDS encoding glycosyltransferase translates to MQRLHIAMLDEELPYPLTSGKRIRSFNLLRRLAMRHRLTWVAHRNADASEVDDAARVMQQYGIRTIVVDRVVPPKSGLGFYARLAWNLTSPFPYSVTSHRSPQLVAAMQQLASEDPVDLWQCEWTPYLASIRDAFGEQLPPTVVMAQNVESLIWKRMAEAESNPAKRWYIREQYRKFDRFEKWAYSQAAMSVAVSDEDATLMRTRYAGRQVAVVDNGVDVAFFQPGPLTERDPYRLLFLGSLDWRPNVDAIQVLLEQVFPAVLAQEPRARLEIVGRQPSPQLRQQVAGMAGVSLFADVADVRPYLARAGRLVVPLRIGGGSRLKILESLATSTPVVTTKVGVEGLHLEDQQHVTVADTPQAMATAIVAGMRSTKALQLQAARGRQRVLERYDWDPLAQRLEQIWFQTLGISAGGTNAPPVLAEVA, encoded by the coding sequence ATGCAACGGCTCCATATTGCGATGCTCGATGAGGAGTTACCATATCCGCTCACGTCCGGCAAGCGCATTCGCAGCTTTAACCTGTTGCGCCGCTTAGCGATGCGGCATCGCCTGACCTGGGTGGCACACCGCAATGCCGACGCCAGCGAAGTGGACGATGCGGCGCGGGTGATGCAGCAATATGGGATTCGCACGATCGTTGTGGATCGAGTCGTTCCGCCGAAATCGGGCCTGGGCTTCTATGCTCGGCTGGCCTGGAATCTCACCTCGCCGTTTCCGTACTCCGTGACCTCCCATCGCTCGCCGCAACTGGTGGCGGCCATGCAACAATTAGCGTCGGAAGATCCGGTTGACCTGTGGCAGTGCGAATGGACACCGTATCTGGCATCGATTCGGGATGCCTTTGGCGAGCAGTTGCCGCCGACGGTGGTGATGGCGCAGAATGTAGAATCGTTGATCTGGAAACGGATGGCGGAGGCGGAATCAAATCCCGCGAAGCGTTGGTATATCCGCGAACAGTATCGGAAGTTTGATCGATTTGAAAAATGGGCGTATTCGCAAGCGGCCATGAGTGTGGCGGTGAGCGATGAAGATGCGACGCTGATGCGAACGCGATATGCGGGGCGACAGGTTGCGGTGGTGGATAACGGCGTGGATGTGGCGTTCTTTCAGCCGGGGCCGCTGACGGAACGCGATCCATATCGGCTGTTGTTTCTGGGGAGTTTGGATTGGCGTCCGAACGTGGATGCGATCCAAGTCCTTTTGGAGCAAGTCTTTCCGGCGGTGCTGGCTCAGGAACCCCGGGCGCGGCTGGAGATTGTCGGTCGGCAGCCATCGCCGCAATTGCGCCAGCAGGTCGCGGGGATGGCGGGCGTGAGTCTGTTCGCCGATGTCGCCGATGTTCGGCCGTATTTGGCGCGAGCCGGTCGGCTGGTGGTGCCGTTGCGAATCGGTGGCGGGTCGCGGCTCAAAATTCTCGAATCGCTGGCAACCAGCACGCCGGTGGTCACCACCAAAGTCGGCGTGGAAGGATTGCATCTGGAAGACCAGCAACATGTTACGGTGGCGGACACGCCGCAAGCGATGGCCACGGCGATTGTCGCGGGAATGCGATCGACCAAAGCCTTGCAGTTGCAGGCGGCACGCGGACGCCAACGGGTGCTGGAACGCTACGATTGGGACCCGCTCGCCCAGCGATTGGAACAGATTTGGTTCCAGACATTGGGGATTTCGGCTGGCGGAACGAATGCGCCGCCTGTCTTGGCGGAAGTCGCGTAA
- a CDS encoding DUF4139 domain-containing protein: protein MSFVRRLLWLTPVLGAATAAVLLSGNSGISAPATAPKTELKTAVGLPISRVALFSSGVGYFARSGDVDGNVRVDLTFPERDINDLLKSMTLEDFGDGQVSAVSYDSREPIDRTLASFAINLNNNPTLGQILTQARGEQVEVVLQQNVVGQPGTISGKIVGLETHKSTSDKGATTDSEVLNLWCADGMRAVKLSDVQRLRFVNPTIEAEVRRALEVLSLNHDQQKKAVSLHFTGQGRRKVQVGYVVENPIWKTSYRLVLDKDGKEVPKVQGWAIVENPTDEDWNGVEMSLISGRPISFKMDLYNPLYVNRPTVEPELFASLRPPTYAGDLKKFAKAIDPMAAMMDGLSAPKPTAAAEPMEEKRALSGMRGRSGASRGDEEELLRDEAKRQLNLDAVQSAATAAKLGDNFSYNINKAVDLARQKSALLPIIAGEIEAKRVSIYNASVQAKHPLLGLRLKNTTGVHLMQGPITVFEGATYAGDTRVLDIQPKEERLVSYAIDLGTEVNPVVTTPNERITSVKIDKGIVTTNTRIRFQNTYQIVNRSPMDRTLILEHPNRKNEGFNLVETVKPVEETADLWRFELPVASGKSASLTVTEEDNTLSTIELTNSNDDQIRFFLAQTVLSDAARAKLNQALTIKGKCDQAERELAQVTAEIERITTDQTRLRQNLREVPPTAEAYKRYLKKFDEQETEMDALTERQKSLQTSVHQARVAYETFLSNLTVE from the coding sequence ATGTCATTTGTTCGCCGCCTTCTGTGGCTCACTCCGGTTCTTGGGGCAGCCACCGCCGCTGTTCTGCTTTCCGGCAATTCGGGCATTTCCGCCCCCGCAACCGCTCCCAAAACCGAACTGAAGACGGCAGTGGGACTCCCCATCAGCCGAGTAGCGCTCTTCAGTAGCGGCGTGGGCTACTTTGCCCGCTCGGGGGATGTGGACGGGAATGTGCGAGTTGATTTGACGTTCCCGGAACGGGACATCAACGACCTGCTGAAGTCGATGACGCTGGAAGATTTCGGCGATGGCCAAGTGTCTGCGGTGAGCTATGACAGCCGCGAGCCGATCGACCGGACGCTGGCATCGTTTGCGATCAATCTGAATAACAACCCGACGTTGGGTCAGATTCTGACGCAAGCGCGTGGCGAACAAGTGGAAGTGGTGCTGCAACAGAACGTGGTGGGTCAGCCTGGCACGATCAGCGGCAAGATTGTCGGGTTGGAAACGCACAAGAGCACCAGCGACAAAGGCGCGACGACGGATTCCGAGGTGCTGAATCTGTGGTGTGCGGATGGGATGCGCGCGGTGAAACTGAGCGATGTTCAGCGTCTTCGCTTCGTGAATCCGACGATCGAAGCGGAAGTCCGTCGCGCGTTGGAAGTACTGTCGCTGAATCACGATCAGCAAAAGAAAGCGGTGAGCCTGCACTTTACGGGGCAGGGTCGTCGGAAAGTGCAAGTGGGTTACGTGGTTGAGAATCCGATTTGGAAGACAAGCTATCGGTTGGTGTTGGACAAAGACGGCAAGGAAGTGCCGAAAGTCCAAGGTTGGGCGATTGTGGAGAATCCGACGGATGAAGACTGGAACGGCGTGGAAATGTCGCTGATTTCGGGTCGTCCGATCTCGTTCAAGATGGACTTGTACAATCCGCTGTACGTGAATCGTCCGACGGTGGAACCGGAATTGTTCGCGTCGCTGCGTCCGCCCACGTATGCCGGTGATCTGAAGAAGTTTGCGAAGGCGATCGATCCGATGGCGGCCATGATGGATGGGCTGTCCGCGCCAAAGCCGACGGCCGCAGCGGAGCCGATGGAGGAAAAACGGGCACTTTCCGGGATGCGAGGCCGATCGGGAGCGTCGCGTGGGGATGAAGAGGAACTGCTTCGCGATGAGGCCAAACGCCAATTGAATCTGGATGCGGTCCAATCGGCGGCGACGGCAGCGAAATTGGGCGACAATTTCAGCTACAACATCAACAAAGCGGTCGATTTAGCACGGCAGAAATCGGCGTTGCTGCCGATTATCGCGGGCGAAATCGAAGCGAAGCGGGTGAGCATTTACAATGCGAGCGTTCAAGCGAAGCACCCGCTGTTGGGGTTGCGGTTGAAGAACACGACAGGCGTGCATTTGATGCAAGGTCCGATCACGGTGTTCGAAGGCGCAACGTATGCGGGTGATACGCGTGTGTTGGACATCCAGCCGAAGGAAGAACGGCTCGTTAGCTACGCCATCGATCTGGGGACCGAAGTCAATCCGGTGGTGACGACGCCGAATGAGCGCATCACCTCCGTGAAAATTGACAAGGGAATTGTCACCACGAATACGCGGATTCGCTTCCAAAACACGTATCAAATCGTGAATCGCTCGCCGATGGATCGCACGTTGATTCTCGAGCATCCCAATCGGAAAAATGAGGGATTCAATCTGGTGGAAACCGTCAAACCGGTGGAAGAAACCGCCGATTTGTGGCGGTTCGAGCTGCCAGTGGCATCCGGGAAGAGTGCCTCGCTGACCGTGACCGAAGAGGACAACACGCTCAGCACCATTGAATTGACCAATTCCAACGACGATCAGATTCGATTCTTCCTGGCGCAAACGGTGCTCAGCGATGCAGCGCGGGCCAAACTCAATCAAGCCTTGACGATCAAGGGGAAATGCGACCAAGCCGAGCGCGAGTTGGCTCAGGTGACGGCGGAGATTGAGCGGATCACCACGGATCAAACGCGGCTGCGGCAAAATCTCCGCGAAGTCCCGCCAACGGCAGAGGCGTATAAGCGGTATCTGAAGAAGTTCGACGAACAAGAAACGGAAATGGATGCGCTGACCGAGCGGCAGAAATCGCTGCAAACCAGCGTGCATCAGGCGCGAGTCGCCTATGAAACCTTCTTGTCCAATTTGACCGTAGAATAA
- a CDS encoding PPC domain-containing protein, giving the protein MLFRRCFWPLAIAWGFVAVASAQPPAVTLPTFPQVPTLNPITPSGMTRGTTLELAVSGSNLDQPIGVRASFPVQAEFPTDANNGNDPGKLRVKLTVPADAPIGMQSLAIVTKRGISNATNFCVDDLPQVIEVDTNRAKTTPQVLAIPAVVAARADGEVTDWFQFAVTANQRLSFEVIGHRLGSPIDPVIRIYSQATGRELPGIYSDDAPGAQTDSRLTYTFKDAGNYLISVHDQQYRGGPNFFYRLRIGDFPIAIAAYPMGVQRGQAATVNFAGTTPDPLAPAAIPAIPDLRSHVSAAPRYAQGGASGWPVDLFVTDAPNLTDIEPNNDAAKAQKLTLPVNVTGRFLDKGDVDCYAITLTKGQRLKVVGQTYEVLSPSELYLTLKNAMGGEVAKSNPQQAATIDFTAPADGVYTLQVEQLNFVSGPNEVYFLQLSHGAADFAVKLGVDRVSLAPGTTSAIPILAQTRTDLPGPIEVSITGIAGVTGSVVIEPGRAPLAPNLPLMWLPITVAPNVAMGSYPLQIEAKSTVGTTVIRREAVASDVIASRFSGLPFPPRVLQTETTLAVTAPASVKLSATLAANEAAKTVPLNLTIRAERAAGVDGEIALTAFGVPPNVTLALKPIPKGMNEVVIPLTAAIAVPETILPLIIRGQIKVNNRDEAMLTAPISPRVTLPATVTLEPAGPVSLKIGQKTNIKAKIARLGTYAGPVAIEVKNLPANVTAARVTAAPDQAEVTLELTAAGNAMPGDKGDVQLSATATGAGNQVANSPNWTLKVVK; this is encoded by the coding sequence ATGCTATTTCGTCGCTGCTTTTGGCCCCTCGCCATCGCCTGGGGGTTCGTTGCGGTCGCCTCCGCCCAACCGCCTGCCGTCACCTTACCCACCTTTCCCCAAGTCCCCACACTCAACCCGATCACGCCATCGGGCATGACGCGCGGCACCACTCTGGAATTGGCCGTCTCGGGGAGCAATCTCGATCAGCCCATTGGCGTGCGTGCCAGTTTTCCGGTGCAAGCGGAATTTCCCACCGATGCCAACAATGGCAACGATCCCGGCAAACTTCGCGTCAAACTCACCGTCCCCGCCGATGCCCCGATCGGCATGCAATCGCTGGCGATTGTCACCAAACGCGGCATTTCCAACGCCACCAATTTCTGTGTGGATGATCTGCCGCAGGTCATCGAAGTCGATACCAACCGCGCCAAGACTACGCCACAAGTGCTAGCCATTCCAGCAGTTGTGGCCGCTCGTGCCGATGGCGAAGTCACCGATTGGTTCCAATTCGCCGTCACCGCCAATCAACGGCTCAGCTTCGAGGTCATCGGCCACCGACTTGGCTCCCCCATCGACCCGGTCATCCGCATCTACTCGCAAGCCACGGGTCGAGAACTGCCCGGAATTTACAGCGACGATGCCCCCGGTGCTCAAACCGATAGCCGACTGACCTACACGTTCAAAGACGCAGGCAACTATCTGATTTCCGTCCATGACCAACAATATCGCGGTGGCCCGAATTTCTTCTATCGCCTGCGAATCGGCGATTTCCCGATTGCGATTGCCGCCTACCCCATGGGCGTGCAGCGTGGGCAAGCCGCGACGGTGAATTTCGCCGGAACCACTCCCGATCCCCTCGCCCCAGCAGCGATTCCTGCCATTCCTGATCTGCGTAGTCATGTTTCGGCTGCCCCCCGCTACGCGCAAGGCGGCGCGAGTGGCTGGCCGGTCGATCTCTTCGTCACCGATGCCCCCAATCTCACGGATATCGAACCGAATAACGATGCCGCAAAGGCCCAAAAGTTGACACTGCCGGTCAATGTCACCGGTCGATTTTTGGACAAAGGCGATGTCGATTGCTACGCGATCACGCTCACCAAAGGCCAACGTCTCAAAGTTGTGGGACAAACCTACGAAGTGCTTTCGCCCAGCGAATTGTATCTGACGCTCAAAAATGCGATGGGCGGCGAAGTGGCCAAGAGTAACCCCCAACAGGCCGCGACGATCGACTTCACGGCTCCCGCCGATGGCGTCTACACGCTTCAAGTCGAGCAGTTGAATTTCGTCTCGGGTCCGAACGAAGTCTATTTCTTACAATTGTCGCATGGTGCCGCCGATTTCGCCGTCAAACTCGGTGTGGATCGCGTGTCGCTGGCACCGGGCACCACCTCGGCGATTCCAATTCTCGCCCAAACGCGGACCGATCTGCCCGGCCCCATCGAAGTGAGCATCACCGGCATCGCGGGCGTCACCGGCAGCGTGGTCATCGAGCCGGGTCGCGCTCCACTTGCCCCGAATCTGCCGCTGATGTGGCTGCCCATCACGGTCGCCCCCAACGTGGCCATGGGGAGTTATCCGCTGCAAATTGAAGCGAAATCGACCGTGGGCACCACCGTCATTCGACGTGAAGCCGTCGCCAGCGATGTGATCGCCAGTCGATTTTCCGGCCTGCCGTTTCCGCCTCGCGTGCTGCAAACCGAAACCACCTTGGCAGTTACGGCTCCCGCCAGTGTGAAACTCTCCGCAACATTGGCCGCCAACGAAGCCGCCAAAACCGTGCCGCTGAACCTCACGATCCGGGCGGAGCGAGCCGCCGGGGTGGATGGCGAAATCGCGCTGACCGCCTTCGGAGTGCCGCCGAATGTCACCCTCGCCCTCAAGCCCATTCCCAAAGGCATGAACGAAGTGGTGATTCCGCTGACCGCCGCCATCGCCGTTCCGGAAACGATTCTGCCGCTGATCATTCGCGGACAAATCAAAGTCAATAATCGAGACGAAGCGATGCTCACTGCACCGATTTCGCCGCGTGTGACCCTGCCAGCAACGGTCACCCTGGAACCAGCCGGCCCAGTCAGTCTAAAAATTGGACAGAAAACCAATATCAAAGCGAAAATCGCTCGCTTGGGAACCTACGCTGGCCCCGTCGCCATCGAAGTAAAGAACCTCCCAGCGAATGTGACCGCTGCGAGAGTGACCGCCGCCCCGGATCAAGCGGAAGTCACCCTGGAACTCACCGCCGCTGGCAACGCCATGCCCGGCGACAAAGGCGATGTGCAACTTTCGGCCACCGCCACTGGTGCCGGAAATCAGGTCGCCAACTCGCCGAATTGGACGTTGAAAGTCGTCAAATAA
- a CDS encoding MarC family protein — protein sequence MEATLRDATTLFVVIDPIGQVPLFLALTRNSTDTERRRVAFRCIVIASIVLGLFILGGQFLLGKLGISLPSFQIAGGIVLFLFGLRMIFEEEGKREPHQLDLKPDVAVFPLGIPSIAGPGSMMAVVLMTDRTRTGLLENLASTMVLAVILGMTYVCLRLAVPIQRLIGDTGANVVSRVLGLILAALAVEKILEGIKLFWNA from the coding sequence ATGGAGGCGACACTCCGCGATGCGACGACGTTGTTTGTGGTCATCGATCCGATCGGGCAAGTGCCGTTGTTTCTGGCGCTGACTCGCAACTCGACCGATACGGAACGCCGCCGCGTGGCGTTCCGCTGTATCGTGATTGCCTCCATCGTGTTAGGGCTATTCATTCTCGGCGGACAATTCCTGCTGGGCAAGCTGGGCATCTCCCTGCCGTCGTTCCAAATCGCGGGCGGAATCGTCTTGTTTCTCTTCGGACTTCGCATGATTTTCGAGGAAGAAGGCAAACGCGAGCCGCACCAACTCGATCTCAAGCCCGATGTCGCGGTCTTTCCGTTGGGCATTCCGAGCATTGCCGGGCCGGGATCGATGATGGCGGTCGTGTTGATGACCGATCGGACCCGAACGGGATTGCTGGAAAATCTCGCATCGACGATGGTGCTTGCGGTGATCCTCGGGATGACGTATGTCTGTTTGCGCCTTGCGGTTCCGATTCAGCGACTCATCGGCGACACGGGCGCGAACGTCGTCAGTCGGGTGCTGGGCCTGATCCTTGCGGCGCTGGCGGTGGAAAAAATTCTGGAAGGCATTAAATTGTTTTGGAATGCCTGA
- a CDS encoding PepSY domain-containing protein has translation MRATVLNRKVHYWLSLGIALPVLLVLLTGLLLQVKKQVPWVQPIENRGTGKSPTVEMAQILAICQSNPETGIQSWADINRLDIRPSKGLIKVATEANLEVQIDAGTGAILQIAVRRSDWIEALHDGSFFSNAVKYGIFLPSGILLLVMWLTGMILFVQPMWIRWRRKRQAGQSGKSVER, from the coding sequence ATGCGGGCGACGGTGTTGAATCGCAAAGTCCATTACTGGTTGTCGTTAGGGATTGCGCTGCCGGTGTTGTTGGTGCTGCTCACGGGGCTATTGCTGCAAGTCAAAAAGCAAGTTCCCTGGGTACAGCCGATCGAGAATCGCGGCACGGGGAAATCGCCGACTGTCGAAATGGCCCAAATTTTGGCCATTTGTCAGAGCAATCCCGAGACCGGCATTCAATCCTGGGCTGATATTAATCGCTTGGATATTCGACCCAGCAAGGGGTTGATTAAGGTCGCCACCGAAGCCAATCTCGAAGTGCAAATCGATGCGGGGACCGGGGCGATTCTGCAAATTGCCGTCCGTCGCTCGGATTGGATCGAAGCCTTGCACGATGGTTCATTCTTCTCCAATGCCGTCAAATATGGAATCTTTCTGCCTTCGGGGATTCTCCTGTTGGTAATGTGGTTGACGGGAATGATTCTGTTTGTGCAGCCGATGTGGATTCGCTGGCGGCGAAAGCGGCAAGCGGGGCAATCTGGAAAATCCGTGGAGCGTTAG
- a CDS encoding HD domain-containing phosphohydrolase has product MDQQLPHSSRASDLLLRRAIAKPLIRLRGISGDLKGKVWEADGLLRAGRLSTLEIVLDDNSVSRKHAEIAFVADTWCVRDLNSTNGTYINGIRIGSEERVVNARDIVQFGKVAMMVEFPEPSNAPNGPSSDQILVEATTSSSWEDGLERLAFDRNNCPRPNELMLALLRAGHHFVSLESEDALLHSILNDAVSVLDAQRGAIVLAEGSDENLQLRALATGRHETVGRFHFSKKLAQRCFARGESILCCSVEEDDELKMAQSIADGAMASVLCVLIRTPRSRLGVLHLDRSYFQKPFTEDDLHLADALAAHVSAGIECAQLLRKSRDLFINTITALAQAVEMRDEYTGGHTARVTNYATLLGEQLQLSHRELELIRIGTPLHDIGKIGIDDAILRKPAKLTDEEFAIMQTHTSKGAAIIQTIPDLHPILPIVRSHHEWWNGTGYPDRLLGEGIPLLARIVSVCDAFDAMTSNRPYHLDRKARPPEVAFDELQRMSGTQFDPRCVEAFLAIRGPVLETMTASRVTMSLKSASAS; this is encoded by the coding sequence ATGGACCAGCAACTGCCACACTCCAGCCGAGCCTCGGATCTCTTGCTGCGGAGAGCCATTGCCAAGCCTCTCATTCGCTTGCGCGGAATTAGCGGCGACCTCAAAGGCAAAGTCTGGGAAGCCGACGGCCTGCTTCGCGCTGGTCGGCTCAGCACCCTCGAAATTGTCCTCGATGACAATTCCGTTAGCCGAAAACATGCCGAAATCGCCTTCGTCGCCGATACCTGGTGCGTCCGCGATCTCAACAGCACCAACGGCACCTACATCAACGGCATTCGCATCGGTTCGGAAGAACGGGTAGTCAACGCCCGCGACATTGTCCAGTTCGGCAAAGTCGCCATGATGGTCGAATTCCCCGAACCAAGCAATGCCCCCAACGGCCCCTCATCCGATCAGATTTTGGTGGAAGCGACCACCTCGTCGTCCTGGGAAGATGGCCTGGAACGACTCGCATTCGATCGCAATAACTGCCCACGCCCCAACGAGTTAATGCTGGCCCTGCTGCGGGCCGGGCATCACTTCGTCAGCCTCGAATCCGAAGATGCGCTGCTGCATTCGATTTTGAACGATGCCGTCTCGGTACTGGATGCCCAGCGCGGCGCGATTGTGCTGGCGGAAGGTTCCGACGAGAATTTGCAGTTGCGGGCGCTGGCCACCGGGCGGCACGAAACCGTTGGCCGATTTCACTTTAGCAAAAAACTGGCCCAGCGCTGCTTCGCCCGTGGGGAATCGATTCTCTGCTGTTCCGTCGAAGAAGACGATGAACTGAAGATGGCTCAATCGATTGCCGATGGGGCCATGGCCAGCGTGCTGTGCGTGCTGATTCGCACGCCGCGAAGCCGACTGGGAGTGCTGCACCTCGATCGCAGTTATTTCCAGAAACCGTTTACGGAAGACGACTTGCATCTGGCCGATGCCTTGGCAGCGCACGTCTCCGCGGGCATCGAATGTGCCCAACTGCTGCGAAAATCTCGCGATCTGTTCATCAACACCATCACCGCCTTGGCCCAAGCGGTGGAAATGCGCGACGAGTACACTGGCGGCCACACCGCCCGCGTCACCAATTATGCGACCCTGCTGGGCGAACAATTGCAGTTGTCCCACCGGGAATTGGAATTGATTCGCATTGGCACACCGTTGCACGATATTGGGAAGATTGGGATTGATGATGCGATTCTTCGCAAGCCGGCGAAATTGACCGACGAAGAATTTGCCATCATGCAGACGCATACCTCCAAAGGTGCGGCGATCATTCAGACAATCCCCGATTTGCATCCCATCTTACCGATCGTTCGTTCCCATCATGAATGGTGGAACGGCACGGGGTACCCCGATCGGCTGTTGGGGGAGGGGATTCCGCTGCTGGCCCGGATTGTCTCCGTCTGCGATGCGTTTGATGCGATGACTTCCAACCGCCCTTACCACCTCGACCGCAAAGCCCGCCCGCCCGAAGTCGCCTTCGATGAACTTCAACGCATGTCCGGCACCCAATTCGATCCTCGCTGCGTCGAAGCATTCCTGGCGATTCGCGGCCCGGTGCTCGAAACCATGACCGCATCCCGAGTGACGATGAGTCTCAAGAGTGCTTCCGCATCGTGA